Proteins from a genomic interval of Methanoplanus endosymbiosus:
- a CDS encoding HEAT repeat domain-containing protein has translation MDNKNNVDELIKALECGTLDEKRNAVFCLADMGEECLPLVTATFLETDNNDLRWYTANVMAAIGEPAIPSLVKILNENEDDSIRKYAASTLGTIGEPAIEALISLFVTGNAKLRGYASLALIKIGKPSIEPLSEFIECSDDVAHRCALLTLQKIGIDRPEEVESAFETFR, from the coding sequence ATGGATAATAAGAATAATGTGGATGAGCTGATTAAGGCACTTGAATGCGGCACCCTTGATGAGAAGAGGAATGCAGTCTTTTGTCTGGCGGATATGGGGGAGGAATGCCTTCCTTTAGTTACTGCTACATTTCTGGAGACCGATAACAACGATCTCCGGTGGTATACGGCAAATGTTATGGCGGCAATTGGTGAACCGGCAATTCCCTCACTTGTAAAAATTCTGAATGAAAATGAGGATGACAGTATCCGGAAATATGCCGCATCCACACTTGGAACTATCGGCGAACCTGCCATAGAGGCACTGATTTCCCTTTTTGTTACAGGGAATGCGAAACTGAGGGGTTATGCTTCACTTGCATTAATTAAAATCGGAAAGCCATCTATTGAACCTCTCAGTGAGTTTATTGAATGTTCAGATGATGTTGCGCACCGGTGCGCTCTTCTGACACTCCAGAAGATCGGCATAGACAGACCCGAAGAAGTTGAGAGTGCATTTGAAACTTTTAGATAG
- a CDS encoding acylphosphatase yields MMVSESYGFQEPETRNQRTLTVEAYISGKVQGVGFRACVNKIAAHLSLTGEVMNIEDGRVYIIATGELVIIEKFFSILHECPRAHVREIEYRETRPKSFSDFSITRR; encoded by the coding sequence ATGATGGTCTCCGAATCATATGGTTTTCAGGAGCCGGAAACCAGAAATCAAAGAACATTAACAGTTGAAGCATATATCTCCGGAAAAGTCCAGGGTGTTGGTTTCAGGGCATGCGTAAATAAAATTGCAGCTCACCTGTCACTGACCGGGGAAGTGATGAACATAGAAGACGGGAGAGTGTACATAATTGCAACAGGGGAACTTGTAATAATTGAAAAATTTTTTTCGATACTCCACGAATGCCCAAGAGCGCATGTGCGTGAGATAGAATACAGGGAAACCAGACCGAAATCTTTCAGTGATTTTTCAATAACCCGGAGATGA
- the cas1 gene encoding CRISPR-associated endonuclease Cas1: MKKITMPWHSVFGFGAHIKASSTTLSIRQKSDFREIPLEKVEHLLLVGGHNLHTSAVSNLLKQKSSISFFDADATPLGILSPYGDDSSEYMENFQRKTPVYHAASELVRSSVKSRMNLIDEVMKEAGRVLFYEGEYELFLKSLEDVDYLVKIDELRRLQRLISDMYYEVVSRGINPIHGFRRRTKRPHNDPVNAMLSIGYAMLFGNVSVSVAGSHLNPDYGVLSEGGGSLIYDLMAPLRAGMVDSAVFRVAREYLTPDHYDLSTKRCHLRDDLMAVLSECLHKSIDQKRIDMMVSSYADHLMKKTPLRIYY, translated from the coding sequence ATGAAGAAAATTACAATGCCCTGGCACTCGGTTTTTGGATTTGGAGCACATATTAAGGCTTCGTCCACAACCCTTTCTATCCGGCAGAAGAGTGATTTCAGGGAAATACCTCTTGAAAAGGTTGAACATCTCCTGCTTGTGGGTGGGCATAACCTGCATACTTCCGCAGTTTCCAATCTTCTGAAGCAGAAATCCTCAATATCATTTTTTGATGCAGATGCCACCCCTCTGGGTATTCTCAGTCCTTATGGTGATGACAGCAGTGAATATATGGAGAACTTTCAGAGAAAAACGCCTGTTTATCATGCAGCTTCAGAGCTTGTCCGCTCCTCAGTAAAATCGAGGATGAACCTCATTGATGAGGTTATGAAGGAGGCGGGGCGGGTTTTATTTTATGAAGGCGAATATGAACTCTTCTTAAAATCCCTTGAGGATGTTGACTATCTTGTGAAGATTGATGAACTCCGCAGGCTTCAGAGGCTTATTTCAGATATGTATTATGAGGTTGTTTCAAGAGGAATTAACCCCATTCATGGCTTTAGGAGACGCACAAAAAGGCCGCATAATGATCCTGTGAATGCCATGCTCTCTATAGGTTATGCTATGCTTTTTGGTAATGTCAGCGTCTCTGTTGCAGGTTCTCATCTGAATCCGGATTATGGGGTGTTATCAGAGGGTGGCGGATCACTGATATATGATCTCATGGCTCCTTTAAGGGCAGGAATGGTGGATTCTGCTGTTTTCCGGGTAGCAAGAGAGTATCTGACTCCGGATCACTATGATCTCAGTACGAAAAGATGCCATTTAAGGGATGACCTGATGGCTGTTCTCTCCGAATGCCTTCATAAATCAATAGACCAGAAGAGAATTGATATGATGGTCTCTTCTTATGCAGATCATCTGATGAAAAAAACCCCTCTGAGAATTTATTACTGA
- a CDS encoding ABC transporter substrate-binding protein produces the protein MNRKVYGILLILIAVAAVAFSGCTGNAPAETGDSGQSGTVVEKTVYVVGIDGEYPPYSLIDKDGGSTGFDVESIQWIADDMGFEVEIKPIAWDGMIPALQAGKIDMVYSGMTITDERLDKVNFSIPYLNINQSVAVHDDNEFTLDQFKAGELIIGAQRGTTGQIWVEENLIETEIIPKDNLKLYDNFPLVIEDLKNKRIDAAIYDRPSMVAAIEEKPIHITGEIDTGEEYGVAIRKDDVVLLETINTGLAKLHKDQKWTELKDKYGL, from the coding sequence ATGAACAGAAAGGTTTATGGAATACTTCTTATTCTTATAGCTGTGGCAGCAGTTGCATTCTCCGGATGTACCGGAAATGCACCTGCTGAAACCGGAGATTCCGGACAGTCAGGCACTGTAGTGGAAAAAACAGTATATGTAGTTGGTATTGACGGTGAATATCCACCATACTCACTCATTGACAAAGACGGCGGCTCAACAGGATTTGATGTTGAGTCAATTCAGTGGATTGCTGACGATATGGGCTTTGAAGTAGAGATAAAGCCTATCGCATGGGATGGCATGATACCTGCACTTCAGGCAGGAAAGATTGACATGGTCTATTCAGGAATGACAATTACAGATGAGAGACTTGACAAAGTGAATTTCTCAATTCCATACCTGAATATCAACCAGTCAGTTGCAGTTCATGACGACAATGAGTTTACACTTGACCAGTTCAAGGCAGGAGAACTTATCATCGGCGCACAGAGAGGAACAACAGGACAGATCTGGGTTGAGGAAAACCTCATTGAAACCGAAATTATTCCTAAGGATAACCTGAAACTTTATGACAACTTCCCGCTTGTCATTGAGGACCTTAAAAACAAGAGAATTGACGCAGCAATCTATGACAGACCTTCAATGGTTGCAGCAATCGAAGAAAAACCAATCCACATAACAGGTGAGATTGACACCGGAGAAGAGTATGGTGTCGCAATCAGAAAGGACGATGTGGTACTTCTTGAAACAATTAACACCGGACTTGCAAAGCTCCACAAGGATCAGAAGTGGACTGAGCTTAAGGACAAATACGGACTTTAA
- a CDS encoding amino acid ABC transporter permease: protein MDTISILIDWLPYLLSGVVVTMGLVAAGLGIGVLLGLPMALGQVYSKWPVRAAVGIYVWFFRGLPVLVLLFLFYFGLFPALGLDDLPAFVVGATVLGLRGAAYQSQIFRGAIQSISDGQMTAARSLGMSRFTAIKSIILPQSVRIALPGWSNEYPNILTDSAVCYAIGVMELITRTSQIVSQTYITMPIYIACAGVFILLNYAGMRGLYALEKKLAVPGFGGNSGEV from the coding sequence ATGGACACAATATCTATATTAATAGACTGGCTGCCGTATCTCCTATCCGGGGTAGTTGTCACAATGGGCCTTGTTGCCGCAGGACTTGGAATTGGTGTTCTTCTGGGCCTGCCAATGGCACTTGGACAGGTGTATTCAAAATGGCCGGTCAGGGCCGCCGTAGGTATTTATGTATGGTTCTTCAGGGGTCTTCCGGTCCTTGTTCTTCTCTTCCTCTTCTACTTTGGTTTATTCCCTGCACTTGGTCTGGATGATCTGCCGGCATTTGTCGTTGGTGCAACTGTACTTGGGCTGAGAGGAGCAGCATATCAGTCTCAGATATTCAGAGGAGCTATCCAGTCAATAAGTGACGGCCAGATGACGGCTGCCCGATCTCTTGGGATGAGCAGATTTACAGCAATAAAATCTATAATTCTCCCCCAGTCAGTAAGAATAGCACTTCCGGGATGGTCAAATGAATACCCCAATATTCTTACAGATTCAGCAGTCTGTTATGCTATCGGAGTAATGGAATTAATCACAAGAACTTCACAGATAGTATCCCAGACATACATCACAATGCCAATTTACATCGCCTGTGCCGGAGTATTTATTCTCTTAAACTATGCAGGGATGAGAGGACTGTACGCACTTGAGAAGAAGCTGGCTGTACCAGGTTTTGGCGGGAACAGCGGAGAAGTATAA
- a CDS encoding amino acid ABC transporter ATP-binding protein produces MSDNDYILRIEDIHKKYGNNEVLKGVSLTVKKGETIVFIGSSGTGKSTLLRCINQLTPPEKGRVFLNGEEVTNSGNRINEFRQKIGMVFQNFYLFDHLTAVRNVEVALIKVRGMKPEEARKKAMEELRQVGMEDWADHYPAELSGGQAQRVSIARALAMDPEVILFDEPTSALDPELTREVLEVMKKLAKDGMTMLVVTHEMGFAKSVANRIIFMEAGKILEEGTPEEIMNNPKSERTKSFIGQFQSGY; encoded by the coding sequence ATGTCAGATAATGATTATATCCTCAGAATAGAGGACATTCATAAAAAATACGGAAACAATGAGGTATTGAAAGGCGTATCCCTAACTGTAAAAAAAGGTGAGACAATCGTCTTTATCGGATCTTCAGGTACAGGAAAGAGCACGCTGCTGAGGTGCATAAATCAGCTGACACCGCCTGAAAAAGGAAGAGTTTTTCTGAACGGTGAAGAGGTCACAAATTCAGGAAACAGAATCAATGAATTCAGGCAGAAGATCGGAATGGTATTTCAGAACTTTTACCTCTTTGACCACTTAACAGCAGTCAGAAATGTTGAGGTTGCCCTGATTAAAGTCCGCGGAATGAAACCCGAAGAGGCAAGAAAAAAAGCCATGGAAGAACTCCGCCAGGTCGGGATGGAAGACTGGGCAGACCATTACCCGGCAGAACTCTCCGGAGGACAGGCACAGCGTGTCTCAATAGCACGTGCCCTTGCAATGGACCCTGAAGTTATCCTCTTTGATGAACCGACATCTGCACTTGATCCTGAACTTACAAGAGAGGTCCTTGAGGTCATGAAGAAACTTGCAAAAGATGGCATGACAATGCTTGTCGTAACCCATGAGATGGGATTTGCCAAATCGGTTGCGAACAGAATTATATTTATGGAAGCCGGAAAGATCCTTGAGGAAGGCACACCTGAAGAGATTATGAACAACCCGAAATCAGAGAGGACAAAGAGTTTTATCGGGCAGTTTCAGAGCGGGTACTGA
- a CDS encoding amino acid ABC transporter permease, with protein sequence MDQMTFIAEILMPALIGGLVITLQLIAVSAPFGLLGGIGVAVGRTYGGRYTVLFCKAYVTFIKGCPLLLLLFILYFGLPSVGITLSAFVASITGFILCNSAYSSEYIRGSMKSIKEGQLIAARALGMTERQVIVNIVLPQALRRAIPGLSNEFIYLIKYSSLAYMLTVIELTGAGKLVATKYFTYNETFIMVGAVYLLLVTITTFGANMLEKKYAIPGIDSR encoded by the coding sequence ATGGACCAGATGACATTTATTGCAGAAATTCTGATGCCGGCACTCATAGGCGGACTTGTAATTACACTTCAGCTCATTGCAGTATCCGCTCCTTTCGGACTCCTGGGCGGTATAGGTGTTGCTGTCGGAAGGACATACGGCGGACGCTATACGGTTCTCTTCTGCAAGGCCTATGTCACGTTCATCAAAGGGTGTCCGCTTCTGCTTCTCCTCTTCATTCTGTACTTCGGTCTGCCCTCAGTCGGCATCACACTATCTGCCTTTGTGGCATCTATAACCGGATTTATACTCTGCAATTCAGCTTACAGTTCAGAGTATATCCGTGGATCGATGAAATCAATCAAGGAAGGTCAGCTCATTGCAGCAAGAGCACTTGGCATGACAGAAAGACAGGTAATTGTCAATATTGTTCTCCCACAGGCACTGAGAAGGGCAATTCCCGGACTTTCAAACGAATTCATCTATCTGATAAAATATTCATCCCTTGCGTATATGCTCACAGTAATAGAGCTTACAGGTGCAGGAAAACTGGTAGCAACCAAGTATTTCACCTACAATGAGACATTTATTATGGTCGGTGCAGTGTATCTTCTCCTCGTTACAATAACAACATTTGGCGCAAACATGCTTGAGAAGAAATACGCAATACCCGGCATTGACAGCCGCTGA
- a CDS encoding CHASE4 domain-containing protein, which yields MKIKTKINLLTLIVASILVLGLIAGSYIIVLNGLFNIEEHEAIDNSERAENYIFYKITNIDNIDKDWAFWDSSYYFMDDKNPEFIEENFVESTFYTLNINSILYFDLNDSFFYGEYYNLDEEEFTDIPEGLINSLTELDAIVNPKSQGSVSGFIQADGELYIVAINPVLTSNVDGIPKGNLVMAREVSREYITGISDEININLEVTKIPDLNNKNTEIYDKISRVISYSSNEDEIYAKSLIYDINGLPVAELTVTDKRELFGLGLETMVFFTGFALLLSAAVTILLNVIFEALFTRRLESVSSELKRIANTKDYKSRLKDEHDDEISLISDSANILLDTIQTNVQHLEDKNTELNKTLLKKSELIAELHHGVKNNLQYIISLLGIKSLKIRDPEALEVINDATGRIKYLGMIHDDLYRKEERKTLFFKSHLFDLTNLIMEGLPEEKREKISVQITGDEFETDLSYAIPLSTAIYELIKNSTEHAFGEGRGNIGIELEKKNSGLRISIKDDGSGLDESGSGEFSFGINFARNIITKQLSGTMKNIGSEAGTCWVISLTDTAGDKK from the coding sequence ATGAAGATCAAAACAAAAATTAACCTGCTCACCCTTATTGTAGCCTCAATACTTGTTTTGGGTCTTATTGCCGGCTCATACATAATAGTTCTTAACGGTCTATTTAATATTGAAGAACATGAGGCCATAGATAATTCAGAAAGGGCAGAGAACTATATTTTTTATAAAATAACCAATATTGACAATATAGACAAAGACTGGGCGTTCTGGGATTCCTCATACTATTTTATGGATGACAAAAACCCGGAATTCATCGAAGAGAATTTTGTTGAGTCAACATTTTATACTCTCAATATCAATTCAATCCTTTATTTCGATCTCAATGACAGCTTTTTTTACGGTGAATACTATAATCTGGATGAAGAAGAGTTCACTGACATTCCTGAAGGACTCATAAATTCCCTCACAGAGCTGGATGCAATAGTAAACCCAAAAAGTCAGGGAAGTGTCTCAGGATTTATTCAGGCAGACGGAGAACTCTATATTGTGGCCATAAACCCTGTTTTAACGAGCAATGTTGACGGAATACCAAAAGGAAATCTTGTAATGGCAAGGGAAGTATCCAGAGAATATATAACCGGCATTTCAGATGAGATCAATATTAACCTTGAAGTAACGAAAATTCCGGATTTGAACAATAAAAACACTGAAATTTACGATAAAATATCCCGCGTTATTTCATACAGCTCAAATGAGGATGAAATCTATGCCAAATCACTGATATATGACATCAATGGATTACCTGTTGCAGAATTAACAGTAACCGATAAGAGGGAATTATTCGGTCTTGGTCTTGAAACAATGGTATTCTTTACCGGATTTGCACTTCTCCTCTCAGCAGCAGTTACTATACTGCTAAACGTCATATTCGAAGCATTGTTCACCAGAAGACTTGAATCTGTATCTTCTGAACTGAAAAGGATAGCAAATACAAAAGATTATAAATCACGTCTTAAAGATGAGCATGATGATGAAATCTCATTAATATCAGATTCTGCAAACATTTTGCTTGATACTATTCAGACAAATGTACAGCATCTTGAGGATAAGAACACTGAATTAAACAAAACCCTGCTGAAAAAATCAGAACTGATTGCAGAACTTCACCACGGGGTTAAAAACAACCTTCAGTATATAATAAGCCTTCTTGGAATCAAGTCACTGAAGATAAGAGATCCAGAGGCACTTGAAGTGATAAATGATGCAACCGGAAGGATCAAATATCTCGGAATGATCCATGATGACCTCTACAGAAAAGAGGAGAGAAAAACCCTTTTCTTTAAGAGTCATCTCTTTGACTTAACAAACCTTATCATGGAAGGTCTGCCCGAAGAGAAGAGGGAGAAGATATCTGTTCAGATAACAGGCGATGAATTTGAAACTGATCTCTCATATGCAATACCTCTCAGCACAGCCATTTATGAACTGATCAAAAACTCAACCGAACATGCTTTTGGTGAAGGAAGGGGCAATATAGGTATTGAACTTGAGAAGAAAAATTCCGGACTTAGAATAAGTATAAAGGATGACGGATCAGGATTAGATGAATCAGGCAGTGGAGAGTTCAGCTTTGGAATTAATTTTGCCAGAAATATTATTACAAAACAGCTGTCAGGAACAATGAAAAATATCGGGTCTGAGGCCGGGACATGCTGGGTGATCTCACTGACAGATACAGCCGGAGATAAAAAATAA
- a CDS encoding response regulator, with protein sequence MALILIVEDEDLIGEFIRTVVTEVLGYESIGPVISCREAYQAAISERPDLILMDIRLAGEGDGITAAEKIRKKGIDVPIIFASASTEAATVKRAEGISNSEFLKKPFEIKDLIRYISKYV encoded by the coding sequence ATGGCACTGATTCTTATTGTCGAGGATGAAGACCTGATTGGAGAGTTTATAAGAACGGTCGTCACCGAAGTTCTGGGTTATGAAAGCATAGGCCCTGTAATTTCATGCAGGGAGGCATATCAGGCCGCAATATCGGAGAGACCTGATTTGATCCTGATGGATATACGCCTTGCCGGAGAAGGCGACGGAATTACTGCTGCTGAGAAAATCAGGAAGAAAGGGATCGATGTCCCGATAATATTTGCATCGGCAAGTACTGAGGCAGCCACAGTGAAGAGGGCTGAAGGGATCAGCAACTCAGAGTTTCTTAAAAAACCCTTCGAAATAAAAGATCTGATTAGATACATCTCAAAATATGTTTAA
- a CDS encoding basic amino acid ABC transporter substrate-binding protein has translation MDRKLTAVFMLALAVMTVAIAGCTGADETVPVVEKVTIIDVKYIVGIDGEYPPYSYIDKDGNPTGFDVESIEWIADKKGFDVEVQPMAWDGIIPALQAGKIDMVYSGMTINEERLEKVNFSKPYWVANQAVAVRADSEITLDDYKAGKVVCGAQRGSTAAEWIETNLIETELMPKDNLKLYDNFPLAIADLENKRIDAAMYDTPVVKDIIAEKDDVVMLGTIQTDEEYGIAVRKDDVRLLNTLNDGLDMLMADPYWDELIEKYKLA, from the coding sequence ATGGACAGAAAGCTTACTGCTGTGTTTATGCTCGCGCTTGCTGTAATGACGGTTGCCATTGCAGGCTGCACCGGGGCGGATGAGACAGTCCCTGTTGTAGAGAAAGTGACAATCATCGATGTCAAGTACATTGTCGGAATTGATGGTGAATATCCTCCTTACTCATATATTGACAAAGACGGAAACCCTACAGGTTTTGATGTTGAGTCAATTGAGTGGATCGCAGATAAGAAAGGATTCGATGTTGAAGTTCAGCCAATGGCGTGGGACGGCATTATTCCTGCACTTCAGGCTGGAAAGATTGACATGGTCTATTCCGGAATGACCATAAATGAAGAGAGACTTGAGAAAGTAAACTTTTCAAAGCCATATTGGGTTGCAAACCAGGCAGTTGCAGTAAGAGCAGACTCTGAAATAACACTTGATGACTATAAGGCCGGAAAGGTCGTATGTGGTGCACAGAGAGGTTCAACAGCAGCAGAATGGATTGAAACAAACCTTATTGAGACAGAACTTATGCCAAAGGACAATCTGAAGCTCTATGACAACTTCCCGCTTGCGATTGCAGATCTTGAGAACAAGAGAATTGATGCAGCAATGTATGATACTCCGGTTGTAAAAGACATTATTGCTGAGAAGGATGATGTTGTTATGCTCGGTACAATTCAGACTGATGAAGAGTACGGAATTGCTGTCAGAAAGGACGATGTAAGGCTTCTTAACACACTTAATGACGGCCTTGACATGCTTATGGCAGACCCGTACTGGGATGAACTTATTGAGAAATACAAACTTGCCTGA
- a CDS encoding phenylacetate--CoA ligase family protein yields the protein MYWNKEMETLRGDDLDNLQAKRLRWTVKQAQKVPFYKKLLNEAGIHADDIKRKEDIVKLPFTTKKDLQSGYPFGFFAVPKKEIVRIHTTSGTTGKPTVVGYTRKDLDNWSELIARNMTMVGLTDEDTFQNAVNYGLFTGGLGFHYGAEKVGMTVIPSGTGNTKRQIEMIDDFGVTALHCTPGYALHLAEVAEQMGTELESFKTGMFGAEPWSENMRKTLEDKLGVTAYDSYGMSEMYGPGAAFECPEKDGLHFWHDSYLIEIIDPETGESLAPGEKGELVVTPLVKEAMPLIRYRTGDITHIIDDECPCGRGDRIARITGRSDDMLVIRGINIFPSQIEHVLRSLPEVGDQFMVYVDRVNHLDEMTIDTEIKREYFSGELSDLENIQRKIVHQLRETLNIRTGVNLVEPESLPRFEGKAKRVIDKRGDKI from the coding sequence ATGTACTGGAACAAAGAGATGGAGACGCTCAGAGGAGATGACCTTGACAACCTCCAGGCAAAACGACTTCGCTGGACGGTAAAACAGGCACAAAAAGTTCCATTTTACAAAAAACTCCTGAATGAGGCAGGAATTCATGCAGACGACATTAAAAGGAAAGAAGATATTGTAAAGCTTCCTTTTACAACAAAGAAAGATTTGCAGTCCGGATATCCGTTCGGATTTTTTGCTGTCCCTAAAAAAGAGATTGTACGGATACATACCACATCCGGCACTACCGGAAAACCGACTGTAGTCGGATATACCAGAAAGGACCTTGACAACTGGTCTGAACTCATTGCCAGGAATATGACAATGGTCGGCCTTACAGATGAGGATACATTCCAGAATGCAGTGAACTACGGCCTGTTTACAGGCGGACTTGGATTTCACTACGGTGCGGAAAAAGTCGGTATGACAGTAATTCCAAGCGGCACAGGCAACACCAAGCGCCAGATTGAGATGATTGATGACTTTGGTGTAACTGCACTGCACTGCACCCCAGGTTATGCGCTCCATCTCGCCGAGGTTGCAGAGCAGATGGGAACAGAGCTTGAGAGCTTTAAAACCGGAATGTTCGGTGCTGAGCCGTGGTCTGAAAATATGAGAAAGACACTTGAGGATAAACTCGGTGTCACTGCATATGATTCATATGGCATGAGTGAGATGTATGGTCCGGGCGCTGCATTTGAATGTCCGGAAAAGGACGGCCTTCATTTCTGGCATGACTCATACTTAATTGAGATAATCGATCCTGAGACAGGCGAGAGTCTGGCACCCGGAGAGAAGGGCGAACTTGTTGTAACTCCGCTGGTAAAAGAGGCAATGCCACTTATAAGATACAGAACAGGGGACATCACACATATCATTGATGACGAATGCCCCTGCGGGAGAGGGGACCGCATTGCAAGGATCACAGGAAGAAGTGATGATATGCTGGTAATTCGTGGAATTAACATCTTCCCGTCTCAGATTGAGCATGTGCTAAGGTCACTTCCGGAAGTAGGTGATCAGTTTATGGTCTATGTTGACAGGGTAAACCACCTTGATGAGATGACCATTGACACTGAGATAAAAAGAGAGTATTTCAGCGGTGAACTCTCAGACCTTGAAAATATCCAGAGAAAGATAGTTCATCAGTTAAGGGAAACACTGAATATAAGGACGGGCGTGAACCTTGTCGAACCTGAATCACTGCCCCGTTTTGAAGGAAAGGCAAAGAGAGTCATTGATAAGAGAGGCGACAAGATATGA
- a CDS encoding phenylacetate--CoA ligase family protein: MKIWDPRIEEMPAEELKKLQYRHLKTLVYRLYSFSEFYHRRMDEQKVHPDDINSLADITKLPFMYKSDLRDNYPNKIFTAPQDELVRYHVSSGTTGKPTVVGYTQKDLEIWTNSLARSLTAAGLGRGDVMQVSYGYGLFTGGLGLHYGAEKIGATVVPTSVGNTERQIELMQDLSVTAIACTPSYMVHLGETAEKMGISIKNDTDLKTAVLGAEPWSEAMRRRMQEQMGISAYNIYGTSELSGPMFTECSEQNGIHIWGDIAYTEIIDPDTGEQLPSGEKGELVMTILQKEALPMIRFRIGDITSIDESVCPCGRTHPRIERIQGRVDDMLIIRGINVFPSQVEHALLGIPEVSGHFRIVVDRKGALDTMLVQVELNPDSFSDKLSDIMDIRNKVSHLLKNQLNVGVGIELVAPGALPRFEGKAKRVTDRRVM; the protein is encoded by the coding sequence ATGAAAATCTGGGACCCAAGAATTGAGGAAATGCCGGCAGAAGAGCTGAAAAAGCTTCAGTACCGCCATCTTAAAACGCTTGTTTACCGTCTTTACAGTTTTTCAGAGTTTTATCACCGGAGAATGGATGAGCAGAAGGTTCATCCGGATGATATAAACTCACTGGCAGACATTACAAAACTGCCGTTTATGTACAAGAGTGACCTAAGGGACAATTACCCGAACAAAATTTTCACAGCTCCGCAGGATGAACTTGTACGGTACCATGTCTCTTCAGGCACAACAGGTAAGCCGACAGTGGTCGGATATACACAGAAAGACCTTGAGATCTGGACAAACTCACTTGCACGGTCGCTCACTGCGGCAGGGCTTGGAAGAGGCGATGTCATGCAGGTATCATATGGGTACGGTCTCTTCACAGGCGGGCTTGGCCTGCATTACGGCGCAGAAAAGATCGGTGCAACAGTTGTCCCGACAAGTGTCGGCAATACGGAGAGGCAGATTGAACTGATGCAGGACCTCTCTGTGACGGCTATCGCCTGCACACCATCATATATGGTTCACCTCGGTGAGACTGCTGAGAAGATGGGCATATCAATAAAGAATGATACTGACCTTAAAACGGCAGTTCTCGGAGCAGAACCCTGGTCTGAGGCAATGCGCCGGAGAATGCAGGAGCAGATGGGAATTTCGGCATACAACATCTACGGCACATCTGAACTTTCAGGCCCGATGTTCACCGAATGTTCGGAGCAGAACGGGATTCACATCTGGGGTGACATTGCATATACTGAGATCATCGATCCGGATACCGGAGAGCAGCTTCCTTCCGGGGAGAAGGGCGAACTTGTGATGACAATTCTTCAGAAGGAGGCACTGCCCATGATTAGGTTCAGAATAGGCGATATTACATCTATTGATGAATCCGTCTGCCCATGCGGCAGGACGCATCCGAGGATTGAGCGGATTCAGGGCCGTGTGGATGACATGCTGATTATACGGGGCATCAATGTATTCCCGTCACAGGTAGAGCACGCACTGCTTGGAATTCCTGAAGTATCGGGACATTTCAGGATTGTTGTTGACCGGAAAGGTGCACTTGACACTATGCTTGTGCAGGTTGAGTTAAATCCGGATTCTTTCTCAGATAAATTATCTGATATAATGGACATACGAAACAAGGTCTCGCATCTGCTGAAAAATCAGCTCAATGTCGGTGTTGGCATTGAACTGGTTGCGCCGGGTGCACTCCCAAGATTTGAAGGAAAGGCTAAGAGAGTAACTGACAGGAGGGTTATGTAA